The following is a genomic window from Spirosoma foliorum.
TGCGACAAAATTACGGTAACAATCAATCCAGATAATTCCATTACGGTACAGGATAACGGTCGGGGTATTCCAACTGGTATCAATACCAAAATGGGCGTTTCGGCTCTGCAAATGGCGATGACCATGTTGCATGCCGGTGGTAAATTTGACAAAGACACCTATAAAGTATCGGGCGGTCTTCACGGGGTTGGCGTGTCCTGCGTAAATGCCCTTTCGACCGACCTACGTGTAGAAGTTCATCGGGAAGGTAAAATCTTTGAACAGGAATACAAAATAGGTATTCCGCTGTATGACGTACGTGTTATTGGTGATGCTGACGACACGGGCACTCGAACCCATTTCAAACCCGATGGCAGTATCTTCACCGATACCATTTACAAGTATGATACCATAGCAGGCCGTCTGCGTGAGTTAGCGTATTTGAACAAGGGCATCCATATTTTCCTGAACGACATACGTGAGCTGGATGAAGCGGGCGAACCCATACGTCACGATGATTTCTTTTCGCAGGGAGGTCTGGTTGAGTTTGTCGAGTATCTCGATCAAACACGTCCAGCTCTTGATGGAATGAAGCCGATTTACATGGAGAACACCAAAGGATCGACGCCTGTACAGGTCGCTCTGGTGTACAACTATGAAGCGGGCGAAAACGTACTATCGTATGTAAACAACATCAACACCCACGAAGGCGGTACGCACGTACAGGGGTTCCGCTCAGCGCTAACGCGGGTATTGAAAAATTACGCCGATAAAAACCCCGGTGTATTGCCAAAGAATTCGGGTAAGGTTACCTTCAGCGGTGAAGATTTCCGGAAAGGCCTAACGGCTGTTATTTCGGTAAAAGTAGCTGAACCCCAGTTTGAAGGACAAACGAAAACCAAATTAGGGAATCAGGAAGTTGTCAGTGCAGTAAGTCAGGCAATGGCCGATCTGCTCGAAACCTGGCTGGAAGAAAATCCGAAAACAGCACAAGGCATCGTAAAGAAAGTACTTGTGTCTGCTCAGGCGCGGATTGCGGCCGATCTGGCTTACAAGCGTATCATGACCGAGCGTAAGGACTTCATGGGCGGTATGGGACTCCCCGGCAAACTGGCCGACTGCTCTGATACCGACCCAGAACGTTGTGAGCTTTATCTGGTTGAGGGTGACTCTGCTGGCGGAACGGCCAAACAAGGTCGTAACCGGGCGTTTCAGGCTATTTTACCCTTGCGTGGTAAAATTCTGAACGTAGAGAAGGCGATGGAGCACAAAATCTACGAGAACGAGGAAATCAAAAATATCTGGACTGCTCTCGGCGTTCGTTTAGAAAAGAAAGATGATGAGACAGTGATGAATCTGGAAAAACTCCGTTATCACAAAATCATCATCATGACCGATGCCGACGTTGATGGTAGCCACATCCGGACACTGATTCTGACATTGTTCTACCGCAACATGAAGGCCCTGATCGACAATGGATACATTTACATTGCTCAGCCTCCTCTTTACCTTGTCAAAAAAGGAAAAGAAGAGCGCTATTGCTGGACGGAAGCCCAGCGAGAAGCAGCCGTAAAAGAATTAGCAGGTAGCGGTAAAGAAGAAAATGTGGGGGTACAACGTTATAAAGGACTTGGCGAGATGAATGCCGAACAGCTCTGGAGCACAACGATGAACCCCGATACACGAACGCTAAAAGTTGTAACGGTGGAGTCGGCCGCCGATGCTGACCACGTTTTCTCGACGCTTATGGGTGATGAAGTAGCCCCCCGACGCGACTTCATCGAACGAAATGCGAAATACGCCCGAGTGGATGTTTAACCGAATGATAACATAAAGCGGGCTTTTTAGTCCGCTTTTTTGTTGTAATTCAAAGTTTGAAATGAGTATGCGTTATTCCCTGAATCCAAACCGAACGATATTGGGCAATTTAGTTTCCCGGTTTACCCACCGTCAGGCAACTACTACTGCCCAGGTGACTGATAAAATGGCAAAAGTTAGTGAGAAAGTAAGCAGTGTAATTGATCAAAGCGATTACCTCAGCCGTGATTTAAGCTGGCTTAAATTTAATGAGCGCGTTCTGGATCAGGCTCGTAGCCCACATCGGACGCTCATGGAGCGTCTGAAGTTTCTGGCAATTTCAGCCTCTAACCTCGACGAGTTTTTTATGATTCGCGTTGGTAGTCTGTACAACTATCTGGACTACCATAAGCAACGAGTCGATTATTCAGGGCTTCGCGAGGTTCCTTTCCGTAAAGCTCTGTTTACGGCTGCTCATCAATTTTGCCAGGATCAGCAAACTGTTTTTACAGAACAGTTACTCCCACTTTTTGCCGAAAATGGGCTTCAGTTAGTTACCTACGATGATCTAAGTGCTGAAGAAAGAGCGGAAGCAACGGACTATTTCGACAAAGCGATTTATCCGACCCTAACACCTATGCTGTATGATTATACACATACGTTTCCGGTGCTACTGGCAAAGGTGTTGATTTTCGGTGTGGTTACACAAAGTCCTGATGGAATCGATTTACACAATCAGCGTTCTGACGATGATGATGACCGTCAACGCTTATCGTTTGTCCAAATTCCGGCCAACCTGCCACGCTTTCTATCATTTGAACGTGAGGATACCATTTTGTTCCTGCCGATTGAAGAAATCGTTCGACATAACATTAAAAAACTATACCGAAACGTAGAAATTACCTCAGTAAACTTATTTCGGATAACGCGTAATGGCGATTTTACGCTTGATGAAAACGATGACGATGAAGTCGATTTTATTGATGAGGTCCGGCAGAAAATCAAAAATCGGCGCTTAGGTCGTGTTACCCGTGTTGAGGTAGAAACGTATGTAAACAGTGCCTCCAGAACGAATTCGCCCTGGATGATCAACCTGCTGAAAAAACGCTGGGAAATTGATGATCTGAACATTTTCGAATCAACTGGCTTACTTGACTTTTCAGCCTGCTGGCAAATTATTGGTCATCCTGAGTTTAAAGACGACATGCCTCGCCCGCACGTACCGGTGCCTCCGCTGGGCCTAGTTCGCGAAAAAACGGATGATATCTTCGAGATAATAAAGCAGCGCGACCTGCTTTTACACCACCCCTACAACAACTTTGAACCTGTACTCCAACTGCTCGAACAATCGGCAGAAGACCCAAATGTACTGGCTATTAAGATCACGGTTTACAGGCTGGCAAAACGCTCACGCATTACCGAAGCCCTTTTAAAAGCGGCTGAAAATGGTAAACACGTATCCGTCTTGTTTGAAGTAAAAGCGCGTTTCGACGAAGAGAACAACATCCGGGAAGCCCAGCGATTGCAGAAGGCTGGGTGTTTTGTCATCTACGGCATTAGCCGTTTCAAAACACACACCAAGCTGTTGCTGGTCGTTCGTAATGAGGGAAGCCGGGTTGGTCGCTATGCACATATGGCTACGGGTAATTACAACGAAGACACCTCCAAGCTCTATACCGATATTGGTTTGCTAACTACAAACGAAACGTATACACACGATATTTCGGAGTTTTTTAATGTTATTACGGGCCACTCGTTACCTAACGAATACCAATACCTGATTACAGCTCCGCGCGACATGCGCGATCAGTTAGTTCGGTTAATTCGATTAGAAGCAGAAAATGCTAAACGCGGCTTACCAAGTGGCATTTGTATAAAGGTTAATTCGCTGGAAGATAAGCTGGTCATTGACGAACTATACAAAGCCTCACAGGCTGGCGTACCCATTCGTCTAATTGTGCGCAGTATTTGCTGCCTGCGTCCGCACCGGGAAGGTTTGAGTGAACACATTACTGTTCGGTCAATTGTCGGCGACTTTCTAGAACATACACGTATTTATTATTTCCATAACAACGGCGATCCTAAAGTATATAGTGGCAGTGCCGATGTAATGGTCCGTAGTTTTGACCGACGAATTGAGTCGTTGTTTTACTTAGCAGATACCCGCGTTAAGCAACAGGCTATTCTGATCCTGAAATACAACCTGCTCGACAATGTAAATGCCTACGAGCTAAAAGAAGACGGCGATTTTCAGAAATGCGAGGTACCTGAAGGTGGTGAGTCATTCAACATCCATCAGCGATTCTTCGATGTTACGGAAAAAGAAGCCCTGGAAGCGCGGTTGTTCGACCCAGAAGTTAAGTCAACTGAAGTAGCCAAAATCGAGGAAGAATATCAGGAAGGTGCTGAACGCGCCATTGCGGATATTTAGGTCTTTGCTAAGTTCTGCTGACAAATCCACTGATTGAACAGCAATACACAAGTAAACTATTATCAATATTTTTATTACTTAAAAATTAATTTCTTAGTTTTGCCTCCTCAATAGTTATACGGCATGGAATCAATAAGGGTGCATTTACCGGAAGATTTACGAATGAACGATGACGAGTTCACTCGTTTTTGTCAGGACAACCCGGACCTGAAATTTGAGCGCCGAAAAAACGGTGATATTGTTTTTATGGCAAACACAGGAGGAGAAAGTGGTAATTACAATTTTGAAATAGGTGCTGATTTTGCTATTTGGAACCGACAGGCCCGGTTTGGTAAGTTTTTTGATTCGTCGACGGCTTTCCGACTTTCTGATACCTCTATAATGTCACCTGATGTTTCGGCGATCACCCAAAGTCGCTGGGATGAACTGACACCCGAGCAACGTCGCAAAATTCTACCACTCTGCCCGGACTTTGTACTTGAACTACGCTCACAATCAGATCGCTTGAAGGACTGTTTTGAGAAAATGGACGACTGGATGGCAAATGGATGTCGACTTGGCTGGCTAATTGACCTCACCAACCAAACGACATACGTTTATCGACCAGGCCAGAAATCACAGGAAGTTATTGGTCTCAGCCAGTTGTCGGGCGAAGACGTTTTGCCCGGTTTTGTGCTCGATCTGACGGCGCTCATCTAAGCAGAAGATGGCTAATGAAAACTGGCTGATTTGACGAATATTATTCGTCAAATCAGCCAGTTTTCATTTTGTTACGCTTCGAGTGGATTCGTTAGTGTTCTACTTTTTGTATCTTAGCCCACCTAACTGTAATTTCATCATCACTGAATGGATCGTTTTACCGGCCTGATTGGCATCGTTTTAATTCTGGGCATCGCCTATGCCCTCTCTGATAACCGAAAAGCTATTAATTATCGTACTGTTGGTGTAGGATTAGCCCTTCAATTTGGATTGGCCTTATTTGTGTTAAAAACCGACATCGGCCAACTCCTTTTTCAAAAGCTTGGCTATTATGTTGACCGGCTTTTGCAAAAAGCTAGTATTGGTGCTGAATTCGTTTTTTCTTCACTCGTCAAAACGGATGTATTAGTTAAAGTCTTTGGCCCCGGTAACGACTTCATTTTCTTCTTCAAGATTATTCCAACAATTATTTTCGTTGCGGTTCTTGTCAATATTTTCTACCATTTGGGCATTATGCAGCGCATCGTGGCGGTTATGGCGCGTGCTATGAAATGGCTCATGGGGGTAAGTGGTGCCGAAGCGCTCTCTAACGTAGCTAGTACATTTGTTGGTCAGGTTGAAGCGCAGATTATGATTAAGCCCTACCTAAATGGCATGACAAACTCTGAGTTGCTTGCCAGCATGACGGGTTCGTTTGCCTGCATAGCCGGTGGTGTGTTAGCGGTTTATATTTCGCTGGGTGTACCAGCTCCCTATCTATTAGCCGCCAGTATTATGGCCGCTCCTGGCGCATTGGTCATCAGTAAGATTGTCATGCCCGAAACACAGATTTCAGAAACTCGTGGGACGGTGAAGGTTGAAATCAAGAAAATATACGCGAATCTGCTCGATGCCATTGCTGCCGGAGCTAGCGAAGGGTTAAAGGTAGGTTTCAACGTTGTTGCCATGTTGATTGGCTTTATTGCACTAATTGCCCTAATCGACAGCCTATTCTTTCGCTTCGGATTCTATATTTTGGGCATTGATTACTTAAGTCTGAACTTTCTGTTAGGTAAATTCTTCTCAGTTTTTGCCTGGGCAATGGGCGTACCAGCGAAGGATATTCAGGCCGCAGGATCGCTGATGGGGACAAAAATGGTCGTCAATGAATTTGTTGCGTATCTGGAACTGATAAAACTTAAGCCCTCACTGGAACCAAAAACAATTGCTATTGTGAGCTTTGCTTTGTGTGGATTTGCCAACTTCAGCTCTATTGCGATTCAGGTTGGTGGTATCGGCGAATTAGCCCCCAAACGACGTAGTGACCTTGCCAAACTAGGTTTTAAAGCCTTGATTTGTGGCACACTGGCCAGTTATATGTCGGCTACACTAGCCGGATTACTCCTTTGATTGTACCGAACTAATCTATATGTTTTCGCCCGGCTCTGATTTGTCAGTAGCCGGGCTTTTTTTTGATTCCTATTTTTTCTTTACATTATTCAACTCTACTTTAGATTCCTGACGTTTTACTATTGTGGTACGAATGACGATTAACCATAGCCGCTAAACCCCGTTAAGAATGATTCCGACAAAACTGATTCCACGGACAGCCGAAGCCAGTGAGCCTCCCCTACTCATAAAATCATTACTGGCACAATCGCTCAAATACGAACCGCAGCGGGAGATTGTATATCGGGATTTGTTTCGCATGAACTATGTTGAGTTCAACCAGCGCGTTCGTCAACTAGCTAATGTATTGGCTGAGTTAGACGTTAAAGCTGGTGATACTGTGGCCGTACTTGACTGGGATAGCCATCGGTATCTTGAATGCTTCTTTGGTGTTACAAGTGTTGGGGCTATTCTACACACCGTAAATGTCCGTCTGTCGCCTGCCCAGATTCTTTATACAATGAATCATGCCGAAGATAAGATCGTCCTGATTCATGAAGATTTCCTACCGATTCTGGCTGCCATAAAGGATCAGCTTACAACGGTAGAGAAGTTTATTATACTAAGCGACAAAGTGTATGGCTCTCAGACAGACTTAAGTGACATACCGAACTATTTTTCCGGTGAATACGAAGCCCTGCTAAAAGGGGCACCATCAGATTATGACTTTCCTGATTTCGACGAAAATACCTGGGCAACAACCTTCTATACCACAGGTACGACAGGAAATCCAAAAGGAGTTTATTTTTCCCATCGTCAGCTATTTATGCATACCATGGGGCTTCTGGCCTACATTATTGGGTATGAAGCGATGCCGTTCAAAGGTACTACAGATGTGTATATGCCTATTACACCCATGTTTCACGTCCATGCGTGGGGATTTCCGTTCCTGGCAACGATGATGTCGGCAAAACAGGTTTATCCAGGTCGTTACGAACCTGAATTACTACTTAAACTTCTTATTAAAGAAGGAGTTACGCTGTCGCATTGCGTACCCACTATTCTAAACATGCTAGTAAGTAATCCCGCGGCTCAGAAGTTTCGGGAAAACCTGAGTCGATGGAAAGTGTTAATTGGTGGTTCAGCACTCACAAAAGGGCTGGCCCAGACTGCTACTGACTTAGGCATTAGGGTTATGGCTGGTTATGGGATGTCAGAAACAGCCCCCGTTATGGCCGTTGCGTATTTAAATGAACAGGAAAAAGAGCTATCTAAAGAAGAGCAGATTGAGTTAAGCACACGAGCAGGCCGCATTTCGCCTTTCATCGAAATGCGATTAATGGACGACGAGGGCAATTTTGTTCCACACGATGGACATTCACTCGGCGAAATTGTGGCACGCGGCCCCTGGCTCACGCAAGGCTACTATAACGATCCAGAACGTGGAGCCGAACTCTGGAAAGGCGGCTGGCTTCATACTGGGGATGTTGCCAGCATCACCCCCGATTATTGGGTTATGATTGCCGACCGAACTAAAGATGTTATTAAAACCGGGGGTGAATGGGTATCTTCACTGGATATGGAAAACATGCTCTCGCAGGTAGAAGGTGTAGCTGAATCGGCGGTAGTTGGTCTTCCAGATGCGCGTTGGGGTGAACGGCCTCATGCGCTCATTGTACAGAAACCAGGTTATAACCTCACTGCCGAAGGGATAAAATCTAAATTACAAGCTCAGGTTGACTGTGGTGAACTTCATAAATGGTACGTTCCAGACCATATTTTATTCGTATCGGAAATACCGAAAACAAGCGTCGGTAAAATTGACAAAAAGCGCATCCGAAGCGAAATGAAAGAACAAATTTTAGCGTCATAATCGAGCCTGGACGGCCACGTCCGGGTAGAATCCCTAGTGTACTTAACCCGGATGTGGCCATCCAGGCTACGATTATGACACGTATAGGTCTTTTATCCGATACACACAGCTATCTGGACCCGCAAATTTTCAAACACTTCGATACTTGTGACGAAATATGGCATGCGGGTGATGTAGGGAATCTCGTTGTCATGGAGCAGTTACGAGCCTTCAAACCCTTACGAATTGTATCAGGCAATATTGATCGCGAAAGCATCGATTTACCCGCTAATCAACGCTTCGAGCTTGAAAACTTAAGCATCTGGATGACGCATATTGGCGGCTCTCCACCCAAATATAACCCTGTAGTTCGGCCACAACTACAGGCTAATACGCCCGATATTTTTATTTGTGGACATTCGCATATTCTCAAAGTCACACGCGATTCAATGATGAAGAATATGCTGTTTATTAATCCAGGAGCGGCTGGCAAAACAGGTTTTCATGTTATGCGAACTGCCGTACGATTCTCGCTCGATTCGGGGCGAATTTTAGATATGCAGGCCATTGAGTTAGGTAAAAAGTAATGTAACAAAAAAGGGTTTCCTGTTCAGGAAACCCTTTTTTATTACGTTATGAAACTTATATCGGCAGTGACTCAGGCTCTGTTTCAGCAGGCTTGGCTTCCTTACCGATTTCTTCTTTAACTTCCTCAGCTACACCTTTGTTCTTGTAAGCCTGATAGACGGTTTCACGTTCGAATGGACGTTTCCCGATTAGACGTACCAAATCATTTTGATACAGAATTTCTTTCGAAAGTAATTCCTTAGCAATGATTTCTAAAGCCTCACGGTGATCAGTCAGCAGATCCTTCGTGCGATTGTAGGCGATGTCAACAATCTTACGAACTTCTTCGTCAATATGTTTGGCTGTCTCTTCCGAATACGGCTTGTTAAATGCGTAGTCCGATTGCTTCGAATCGTAGAACGATACATTCCCGATCTTATCATTCATGCCATACATCGTCACCATACTGTAGGCCAGTTTAGTGATTCGTTCCAGATCGCTCAGAGCGCCCGTCGATACTTTACCGAAAATCAAATCTTCAGCAGCCCGACCACCTAATGCCATGCACATTTCGTCCATGAGCTGCTCGGTGCGATATAGATATTGCTCACGAGGCAAATACTGCGCGTAACCAAGAGCAGCTACTCCGCGTGGTACAATCGTAACTTTTACGAGCGGATCAGCATGTTCGAGGAACCAGCCTGCTACAGCGTGACCAGCTTCGTGGTAAGCAACGATCTCTTTTTCTTCTGGTGAGATAATCTTGTTTTTCTTTTCCAGACCACCAATTACACGATCCATCGCATCCTGGAAGTCTTTCATATCAACAGCTTCCTTATCGCTACGAGCGGCAATCAGGGCAGCTTCGTTACATACGTTAGCAATTTCAGCACCAGCGAAACCAGGTGTTTGAGCAGCCAGTTCTCTTGGATCAACATCTGGCGACAATTTGATTGGCTTCAAATGCACCCGGAAAATAGCTTCCCGACCAATAATATCTGGTTTATCGATACTGATCTGACGATCGAAACGACCTGGACGTGATAAAGCCGAATCAAGTACATCGGGGCGGTTTGTTGCAGCCAGAATAATAATACCTGAATCCGTAGCGAAACCATCCATTTCAACCAGTAATGAGTTCAACGTATTCTCACGCTCATCGTTTGCGCCGGGCATTGAACCCCGACCCCGTGAACGACCTACCGCATCGATCTCATCAATAAAGATGATACAAGGCGCTTTTTCTTTCGCTTGTTTAAAGAGGTCGCGGACCCGAGCAGCGCCCACCCCTACAAACATCTCAACAAAGTCAGAACCTGACAACGAGAAGAAGGGAACACCAGCTTCACCAGCAACAGCTTTCGCCAGGAGTGTTTTACCTGTACCCGGAGGGCCGATTAACAAAGCACCTTTCGGAATTTTAGCGCCTAGTTTGGTAAACTTGGTCGGGTTCTTCAGGTAATCAACGATTTCTTTGATTTCCTCCTTAGCTTCATCCAGACCAGCGACATCGTTAAAGGTAATTTTTACCTTATTATCAGCATCGAACAAAGCAGCTTTCGACTTGCCGATATTGAAAATCTGTCCACCAGGTCCACCTGCGCCCGACATTCGACCCAACAAAAAGTACATAGCTAGTATCATCACGATCAGGAATCCCCATGTGCTGATAATACTACCAAAGTCACTACGTTGTTCAAATTTATACTCAACCTTCTCATTGGCAGGTACGCCTTGCTGCATGGCGTCAAGGTCCTTCTTAAAGGTCTCACCAGAAGCTATCTGAAATTGGAAATGGGGGCCATGACCGCTACCGAAATAAGGTTTTTCGGTAAACATAGACCGGTATTTCGGGCTTTGTGCAGCTTGTTGCGTAAGGGTAACTTCCGCAATCTTATCATTTACGACCACTACTTCGGCTACCTCGTGATCCTTAACCATAGCTTCAAACCGCTTTTGCGATGTCTCGC
Proteins encoded in this region:
- a CDS encoding fatty acid--CoA ligase — protein: MIPTKLIPRTAEASEPPLLIKSLLAQSLKYEPQREIVYRDLFRMNYVEFNQRVRQLANVLAELDVKAGDTVAVLDWDSHRYLECFFGVTSVGAILHTVNVRLSPAQILYTMNHAEDKIVLIHEDFLPILAAIKDQLTTVEKFIILSDKVYGSQTDLSDIPNYFSGEYEALLKGAPSDYDFPDFDENTWATTFYTTGTTGNPKGVYFSHRQLFMHTMGLLAYIIGYEAMPFKGTTDVYMPITPMFHVHAWGFPFLATMMSAKQVYPGRYEPELLLKLLIKEGVTLSHCVPTILNMLVSNPAAQKFRENLSRWKVLIGGSALTKGLAQTATDLGIRVMAGYGMSETAPVMAVAYLNEQEKELSKEEQIELSTRAGRISPFIEMRLMDDEGNFVPHDGHSLGEIVARGPWLTQGYYNDPERGAELWKGGWLHTGDVASITPDYWVMIADRTKDVIKTGGEWVSSLDMENMLSQVEGVAESAVVGLPDARWGERPHALIVQKPGYNLTAEGIKSKLQAQVDCGELHKWYVPDHILFVSEIPKTSVGKIDKKRIRSEMKEQILAS
- a CDS encoding NupC/NupG family nucleoside CNT transporter; translated protein: MDRFTGLIGIVLILGIAYALSDNRKAINYRTVGVGLALQFGLALFVLKTDIGQLLFQKLGYYVDRLLQKASIGAEFVFSSLVKTDVLVKVFGPGNDFIFFFKIIPTIIFVAVLVNIFYHLGIMQRIVAVMARAMKWLMGVSGAEALSNVASTFVGQVEAQIMIKPYLNGMTNSELLASMTGSFACIAGGVLAVYISLGVPAPYLLAASIMAAPGALVISKIVMPETQISETRGTVKVEIKKIYANLLDAIAAGASEGLKVGFNVVAMLIGFIALIALIDSLFFRFGFYILGIDYLSLNFLLGKFFSVFAWAMGVPAKDIQAAGSLMGTKMVVNEFVAYLELIKLKPSLEPKTIAIVSFALCGFANFSSIAIQVGGIGELAPKRRSDLAKLGFKALICGTLASYMSATLAGLLL
- a CDS encoding metallophosphoesterase family protein, translated to MTRIGLLSDTHSYLDPQIFKHFDTCDEIWHAGDVGNLVVMEQLRAFKPLRIVSGNIDRESIDLPANQRFELENLSIWMTHIGGSPPKYNPVVRPQLQANTPDIFICGHSHILKVTRDSMMKNMLFINPGAAGKTGFHVMRTAVRFSLDSGRILDMQAIELGKK
- the ftsH gene encoding ATP-dependent zinc metalloprotease FtsH, encoding MAENNNRNPLVPRGGPRKPNFQGWIVALLIAAILGITFFNKSSATRETSQKRFEAMVKDHEVAEVVVVNDKIAEVTLTQQAAQSPKYRSMFTEKPYFGSGHGPHFQFQIASGETFKKDLDAMQQGVPANEKVEYKFEQRSDFGSIISTWGFLIVMILAMYFLLGRMSGAGGPGGQIFNIGKSKAALFDADNKVKITFNDVAGLDEAKEEIKEIVDYLKNPTKFTKLGAKIPKGALLIGPPGTGKTLLAKAVAGEAGVPFFSLSGSDFVEMFVGVGAARVRDLFKQAKEKAPCIIFIDEIDAVGRSRGRGSMPGANDERENTLNSLLVEMDGFATDSGIIILAATNRPDVLDSALSRPGRFDRQISIDKPDIIGREAIFRVHLKPIKLSPDVDPRELAAQTPGFAGAEIANVCNEAALIAARSDKEAVDMKDFQDAMDRVIGGLEKKNKIISPEEKEIVAYHEAGHAVAGWFLEHADPLVKVTIVPRGVAALGYAQYLPREQYLYRTEQLMDEMCMALGGRAAEDLIFGKVSTGALSDLERITKLAYSMVTMYGMNDKIGNVSFYDSKQSDYAFNKPYSEETAKHIDEEVRKIVDIAYNRTKDLLTDHREALEIIAKELLSKEILYQNDLVRLIGKRPFERETVYQAYKNKGVAEEVKEEIGKEAKPAETEPESLPI
- a CDS encoding Uma2 family endonuclease, giving the protein MESIRVHLPEDLRMNDDEFTRFCQDNPDLKFERRKNGDIVFMANTGGESGNYNFEIGADFAIWNRQARFGKFFDSSTAFRLSDTSIMSPDVSAITQSRWDELTPEQRRKILPLCPDFVLELRSQSDRLKDCFEKMDDWMANGCRLGWLIDLTNQTTYVYRPGQKSQEVIGLSQLSGEDVLPGFVLDLTALI
- the ppk1 gene encoding polyphosphate kinase 1, which gives rise to MRYSLNPNRTILGNLVSRFTHRQATTTAQVTDKMAKVSEKVSSVIDQSDYLSRDLSWLKFNERVLDQARSPHRTLMERLKFLAISASNLDEFFMIRVGSLYNYLDYHKQRVDYSGLREVPFRKALFTAAHQFCQDQQTVFTEQLLPLFAENGLQLVTYDDLSAEERAEATDYFDKAIYPTLTPMLYDYTHTFPVLLAKVLIFGVVTQSPDGIDLHNQRSDDDDDRQRLSFVQIPANLPRFLSFEREDTILFLPIEEIVRHNIKKLYRNVEITSVNLFRITRNGDFTLDENDDDEVDFIDEVRQKIKNRRLGRVTRVEVETYVNSASRTNSPWMINLLKKRWEIDDLNIFESTGLLDFSACWQIIGHPEFKDDMPRPHVPVPPLGLVREKTDDIFEIIKQRDLLLHHPYNNFEPVLQLLEQSAEDPNVLAIKITVYRLAKRSRITEALLKAAENGKHVSVLFEVKARFDEENNIREAQRLQKAGCFVIYGISRFKTHTKLLLVVRNEGSRVGRYAHMATGNYNEDTSKLYTDIGLLTTNETYTHDISEFFNVITGHSLPNEYQYLITAPRDMRDQLVRLIRLEAENAKRGLPSGICIKVNSLEDKLVIDELYKASQAGVPIRLIVRSICCLRPHREGLSEHITVRSIVGDFLEHTRIYYFHNNGDPKVYSGSADVMVRSFDRRIESLFYLADTRVKQQAILILKYNLLDNVNAYELKEDGDFQKCEVPEGGESFNIHQRFFDVTEKEALEARLFDPEVKSTEVAKIEEEYQEGAERAIADI
- the gyrB gene encoding DNA topoisomerase (ATP-hydrolyzing) subunit B translates to MTNEIIEADAPVDTPLGNYGADNIQVLEGLEAVRKRPSMYIGDVGTRGLHHLIWEVVDNSIDEALAGYCDKITVTINPDNSITVQDNGRGIPTGINTKMGVSALQMAMTMLHAGGKFDKDTYKVSGGLHGVGVSCVNALSTDLRVEVHREGKIFEQEYKIGIPLYDVRVIGDADDTGTRTHFKPDGSIFTDTIYKYDTIAGRLRELAYLNKGIHIFLNDIRELDEAGEPIRHDDFFSQGGLVEFVEYLDQTRPALDGMKPIYMENTKGSTPVQVALVYNYEAGENVLSYVNNINTHEGGTHVQGFRSALTRVLKNYADKNPGVLPKNSGKVTFSGEDFRKGLTAVISVKVAEPQFEGQTKTKLGNQEVVSAVSQAMADLLETWLEENPKTAQGIVKKVLVSAQARIAADLAYKRIMTERKDFMGGMGLPGKLADCSDTDPERCELYLVEGDSAGGTAKQGRNRAFQAILPLRGKILNVEKAMEHKIYENEEIKNIWTALGVRLEKKDDETVMNLEKLRYHKIIIMTDADVDGSHIRTLILTLFYRNMKALIDNGYIYIAQPPLYLVKKGKEERYCWTEAQREAAVKELAGSGKEENVGVQRYKGLGEMNAEQLWSTTMNPDTRTLKVVTVESAADADHVFSTLMGDEVAPRRDFIERNAKYARVDV